Proteins from a single region of Abyssalbus ytuae:
- the rseP gene encoding RIP metalloprotease RseP yields the protein MTVFIQIAQFVLIISILVILHELGHFIPAKLFKTKVEKFFLFFDVKFALFKKKIGETVYGIGWLPLGGYVKIAGMIDESMDKEQMSQPPQPWEFRSKPAWQRLIIMIGGVVVNFLLAWAIYTVLLVKYGDTYIPADSLKYGIYVDSIGEKLGLKSGDKILAVDGKETKNFDEAVLDIILGDEVTVKRDGKTITVPITDEGKESVFRVQGRNFMNYRRKPVIKIVSEKSAAEEAGLIPGDEIAMVNGRTIDYWDEFTKIIKASPDKPLRITVKRNNDLKQINLQVPTAGIIGVAPDVKDLSITDEYGFFEAIPAGFNKTINVLTKQVKQFKVIFNTKTGAYKQVKGPIGIVEMMPPTWDWGFFWSFMAMFSVWLAFLNILPIPALDGGHVMFLLYEMITGRKPSEKVLETGQIIGFVILAGLMLLVFGNDIWNIIKRIL from the coding sequence ATGACAGTATTTATTCAAATAGCACAGTTTGTACTTATCATATCGATTTTAGTAATCCTGCACGAACTGGGGCACTTTATTCCGGCTAAATTATTTAAAACAAAAGTTGAAAAGTTCTTTTTGTTTTTTGATGTAAAGTTTGCCTTATTTAAAAAGAAAATAGGCGAAACAGTATACGGTATAGGCTGGCTGCCCCTGGGAGGCTATGTAAAAATAGCAGGAATGATTGATGAGAGTATGGACAAGGAGCAAATGAGTCAACCGCCACAACCTTGGGAGTTTCGTTCCAAACCGGCATGGCAGCGCTTAATAATAATGATAGGCGGGGTTGTTGTAAATTTTTTACTTGCTTGGGCAATTTACACCGTACTGCTGGTAAAATATGGAGACACTTATATTCCGGCTGACAGCTTAAAGTACGGTATATATGTAGACTCTATAGGTGAAAAATTAGGATTAAAATCAGGAGATAAAATATTGGCGGTAGACGGGAAAGAAACCAAAAACTTTGATGAAGCCGTATTAGATATCATTTTAGGAGATGAGGTAACCGTAAAACGTGACGGGAAAACAATTACCGTTCCAATTACTGACGAAGGCAAAGAAAGTGTATTTAGGGTACAAGGAAGAAATTTTATGAATTACAGGAGAAAGCCTGTAATAAAGATAGTTTCAGAAAAATCGGCAGCCGAAGAAGCAGGGTTAATCCCCGGTGATGAAATTGCGATGGTAAACGGAAGAACTATAGATTACTGGGACGAGTTTACAAAAATAATCAAGGCATCGCCAGACAAGCCCTTGCGTATTACAGTAAAAAGAAATAACGATCTAAAACAAATCAACCTGCAGGTGCCAACAGCAGGAATAATAGGTGTAGCTCCCGATGTAAAAGATTTAAGCATTACAGATGAGTACGGTTTTTTTGAAGCAATTCCGGCAGGGTTTAACAAAACCATCAATGTACTGACTAAGCAGGTAAAACAATTTAAAGTAATATTCAACACTAAAACAGGAGCTTACAAACAGGTAAAAGGCCCTATAGGAATTGTAGAAATGATGCCTCCCACATGGGATTGGGGCTTTTTCTGGAGTTTTATGGCCATGTTTTCAGTGTGGCTGGCATTTTTGAATATTTTACCTATCCCTGCCCTTGACGGTGGTCATGTAATGTTTTTATTGTATGAAATGATAACCGGAAGAAAACCCAGCGAAAAAGTTCTTGAAACCGGACAAATCATAGGATTTGTGATACTTGCAGGCCTTATGTTGCTTGTGTTCGGAAACGATATCTGGAACATAATTAAAAGAATTTTATAA
- a CDS encoding glutaminase family protein, producing MRLLQHIRILCLSSFIIVSNIIVAQEKLRAPAYPLVTHNPNFSIWSTDSELNGSPTQHWTEQDHSLLGILKVDNKYYRFLGAETKIYESILAASDEIDYQADYTETEPEIGWEKTSYNSNNWKKGEAPFSDNIKEAKTLWKSNDLWYRRTFDLKNTDLKNLYLKLRHDDNVVVYLNGNKIYETKGWQHRYKYLPIDQNITRQLKLKDNVLAIHIKNTGGGQWLDAGLVTEAPTMQNVIIKKAKQTDITLNANQTIYTFDCDNVTLTATFTSPLLLDDLKLMSRPISYLSVKVTSKDKKEHRAKLYIGASSNIAVYTPQQEVVVTKYTQNNLNILKAGTVEQPVLQKKNDDMRIDWGYFYLSAPASNSQHYISTVNSSLLPFVLNNQINTKTEVTGKNLVLNTITDLGSFKTQEAETVLMLGYDEIYSINYFGSNLKPWFKKDDMSMNNTLAVAANEYKNIINRVEIFDKKIYEDCLAAGGKKYADLCNLVYRQAIAAHTLVESPEGEILFLSKENNSGGFINTVDVTYPSAPLFLIYNPDLLKGMLNGIFYYSEKSGKWNKPYPTHDLGVYPIATGHIYGEDMPVEEAGNMIILTAAIAHQEGNAEYAKKHWETLTTWADYLTKEGFDPGNQLCTDDFAGHLTRNANLSIKAIMGIASYGKLAGMLGDEKVEKKYISTAKKMAKDWKKIDRDSDHYSLAFGAKGTWSQKYNLVWDDILNLNIFSKSIINKEIKYYLTKQNKYGLPLDSRKTYTKSDWVIWTATLAENEADFKALIRPMWTYANETPDRVPISDFHETTNAKRINFKGRSVVGGYFIKLLKVKAQK from the coding sequence ATGAGATTATTACAACACATCAGAATTCTATGTTTATCATCATTTATAATTGTATCAAACATAATTGTTGCACAAGAAAAATTAAGAGCACCGGCATATCCACTAGTAACCCATAATCCAAACTTCAGTATTTGGTCTACGGATTCTGAACTTAATGGTTCACCAACACAACACTGGACAGAACAAGATCATTCTTTACTTGGTATTTTAAAAGTCGATAATAAATATTATCGTTTTTTAGGTGCAGAAACCAAAATTTACGAATCCATTTTAGCTGCTTCTGACGAAATTGATTATCAAGCAGATTATACAGAGACTGAACCTGAAATAGGCTGGGAAAAAACCAGTTATAATAGTAATAATTGGAAAAAAGGGGAAGCCCCATTTTCTGACAATATCAAAGAAGCCAAAACCCTCTGGAAAAGTAATGATCTTTGGTATAGACGTACTTTTGATTTAAAAAATACGGATTTAAAAAACCTGTACTTAAAGCTTAGACACGACGACAATGTTGTTGTTTATCTAAACGGTAATAAAATTTATGAAACCAAAGGCTGGCAACATAGATATAAATACCTTCCAATAGACCAAAATATTACCAGACAATTGAAATTAAAAGATAATGTACTTGCCATTCATATAAAAAACACGGGAGGTGGCCAGTGGTTGGACGCTGGTTTAGTTACCGAAGCTCCTACTATGCAGAATGTAATAATTAAAAAAGCAAAGCAAACCGATATAACACTAAATGCAAACCAAACTATATATACATTTGATTGTGATAATGTAACACTAACTGCTACTTTTACTTCTCCATTATTATTAGATGATTTAAAATTAATGAGTCGTCCAATATCTTATCTATCAGTAAAAGTAACATCTAAAGATAAAAAAGAACATCGGGCAAAGTTGTATATTGGCGCATCCAGTAATATTGCAGTATATACACCCCAACAAGAGGTTGTTGTTACTAAATACACACAAAACAATCTTAATATTCTTAAAGCTGGTACCGTAGAACAACCTGTTTTGCAGAAAAAAAACGATGATATGCGTATAGATTGGGGTTATTTCTATTTATCGGCTCCTGCATCAAATAGTCAACACTATATCAGTACTGTAAACTCATCTCTCTTGCCTTTTGTGTTGAATAATCAAATTAATACTAAAACAGAAGTTACCGGTAAAAACTTAGTGCTAAATACAATCACTGATTTAGGTTCTTTCAAAACTCAAGAAGCAGAAACTGTATTAATGCTTGGGTATGATGAAATTTACAGCATTAACTATTTTGGAAGCAATTTAAAACCCTGGTTTAAAAAAGATGATATGTCCATGAATAACACTTTGGCTGTTGCTGCAAATGAATATAAAAACATTATTAATCGTGTTGAAATTTTTGATAAAAAAATATATGAAGATTGTTTAGCTGCTGGGGGTAAAAAATATGCAGATTTATGCAATTTAGTATACAGGCAGGCTATTGCTGCTCATACATTAGTAGAAAGTCCTGAGGGTGAAATTCTTTTTCTTTCAAAAGAAAATAATAGTGGTGGTTTTATAAATACAGTAGATGTTACCTATCCTTCTGCTCCTCTGTTTTTAATTTACAACCCAGATTTATTGAAGGGTATGTTAAACGGAATTTTTTATTATAGTGAAAAAAGTGGAAAATGGAATAAACCTTATCCAACACATGATTTAGGGGTTTACCCAATAGCTACAGGACATATTTATGGAGAGGATATGCCAGTAGAAGAAGCAGGGAATATGATAATATTAACTGCTGCGATTGCGCATCAGGAAGGGAATGCTGAATATGCTAAAAAGCATTGGGAAACATTAACTACATGGGCAGATTATTTAACTAAAGAAGGTTTTGATCCAGGTAATCAATTGTGTACTGATGATTTTGCTGGTCATTTAACACGAAATGCAAACCTTTCTATAAAAGCTATTATGGGAATTGCTTCTTATGGGAAACTTGCAGGAATGTTAGGTGATGAAAAAGTAGAAAAAAAATATATTTCAACTGCAAAAAAGATGGCAAAAGATTGGAAGAAAATTGATAGAGATAGCGACCATTACAGTTTGGCTTTTGGAGCTAAAGGAACATGGAGTCAAAAATATAATTTAGTTTGGGATGATATATTGAATTTAAATATCTTCTCAAAATCCATTATAAACAAGGAAATCAAATATTACTTAACTAAACAAAATAAGTATGGTTTACCTTTGGATAGTAGAAAAACGTATACAAAATCTGATTGGGTGATCTGGACAGCTACTTTAGCTGAAAACGAAGCCGATTTTAAAGCTTTAATCAGGCCTATGTGGACATATGCTAATGAAACCCCTGACAGAGTTCCGATAAGTGATTTTCATGAAACAACAAATGCAAAACGTATAAACTTTAAAGGGCGTTCTGTAGTTGGTGGCTATTTTATAAAGCTTTTAAAAGTTAAAGCTCAAAAATGA
- a CDS encoding FeoA family protein, which produces MKVTVADLKRGEKGIIKDVSSDFIPVKLFEMGCLPGNEVKLIQFAPFNDPVYININGSYLAIRRETAMSIEIEKIEENHIL; this is translated from the coding sequence TTGAAGGTTACCGTAGCAGATTTGAAAAGAGGAGAAAAAGGGATAATTAAGGATGTGTCTTCCGATTTTATTCCGGTAAAACTTTTTGAAATGGGTTGCCTTCCCGGTAATGAAGTAAAACTTATTCAATTCGCTCCGTTTAATGATCCTGTTTATATAAATATCAATGGATCTTACCTCGCAATCAGGCGGGAAACTGCAATGAGTATTGAAATTGAAAAAATTGAAGAAAACCACATCCTATGA
- a CDS encoding SCO family protein, translating to MLKFFSKFKYLFITLFILSCIIIYLFYNALKPKERLPVYQPSMVNPELVDSTIQYQKKYHKIADFNLINQNGEVITQKDYEGKIYVADFFFTTCPTICPIMTDNMVNIQSEIMNDDDIMLLSHSVTPQIDSVPQLKKYALKKGVNDKKWNLLTGDKKQIYRLARKSYLAVKNDGDGGPYDMIHTENFILVDKEKRIRGFYDGTKEEDIEKLLNDIRILKSEYSN from the coding sequence ATGCTGAAGTTTTTTAGTAAGTTTAAATACCTTTTTATTACATTATTTATTCTTTCCTGCATTATAATTTATTTGTTCTATAATGCTTTGAAACCTAAGGAAAGACTTCCTGTTTACCAACCTTCTATGGTTAACCCCGAGCTGGTAGACAGCACTATTCAATATCAGAAAAAATATCATAAAATTGCCGATTTTAATTTAATAAATCAGAATGGCGAGGTTATTACCCAGAAAGATTATGAGGGTAAAATTTATGTAGCCGACTTTTTTTTTACCACCTGTCCTACCATTTGCCCCATTATGACAGACAATATGGTAAATATTCAAAGTGAAATTATGAATGATGATGATATAATGTTACTCTCTCATTCGGTTACACCACAAATTGACTCTGTACCGCAATTAAAAAAATATGCTCTTAAAAAGGGGGTGAATGATAAGAAATGGAACCTGTTAACGGGAGACAAAAAACAAATTTACCGCCTTGCAAGAAAAAGTTATCTGGCTGTGAAAAATGATGGTGATGGCGGACCCTACGATATGATACATACTGAAAATTTTATCCTGGTTGACAAAGAAAAACGTATACGTGGTTTCTATGATGGCACCAAAGAGGAAGATATTGAAAAGTTACTGAATGATATAAGAATACTTAAATCGGAATATTCCAATTAG